The Verrucomicrobiia bacterium DNA segment GAGATGCATGACGCGCTGAACCTGCGCAAGTTCCCCGGGTTTCAGGCGATCGCACCAGGCAGCACGGGTGAAGCGGATGGCGAGGTGCAGGCTTTCAACTATCGCACGATATTGTCCTCTGATCCGGCCAATCGCTTGCCAGTGACGAAGCCAGCGAACTATGACGCCGCAGCGATGAGGGCGTTGGAGTTCGGCTCCATGGTGCGGCCATTGCCGAACAAGAAGATCGGCTGGAACCGTCCTCAACTGATCGGGCCGCAGACGGATTATGTGGAGGGTGATGCGCAAGTGCGCAAGAAAGTCATGGACGCACATTGGGAGGCGACGACGGCGTTGCTTTACTTCCTGCAGAACGACGAATCGGTGACGCCTGAGCGGCGGAAGTTTTTCGGTCAACTGGGATTGGCGAAGGATGAATTCACGGACAATGGACATCGGCCCTATGAGTTTTATGTGAGGGAAGCGCGGCGGATCGTGGGGCGCTATGTGTTCACACAGCATGATGCGATGCTGGCGAAAGGATATCAGCGTGCGCCAGTCCATGAAGACAGCATCGGCGTGACGGAGTGGTATATGGACGCGCACGCATGCACGACGAATCGCGTGAAAGACAGCCTGGATGAGGGCAAGATGATGTTGCATTGCGAGACGTTTCCGGGACAGGTGCCGTATCGGGCGCTGTTGCCGAAAGGTGTGGATAATCTACTGGTGCCGGTTTGCCTGTCATCGACGCATGTGGCATGGGGAACGATCCGACTGGAGCCGACGTGGATGAATATCTGTGAATCCGCAGCGTATGCGGTGGTGCAAGCGGTGAAGGAAAAACAAGTGCCAGCGGCAATAGATAGCGACAAGCTCTTGCGCACACTGGCGGAGAAGAGGGTGATGTTGAGCTTCTTCAATGATGTGGATGTGAGTGGCAAGGAGGCGTGGATTCCGGCGGTGCAGTATTTTGGCGCGAAGGGATTTTTTGCGGCCTATGATGCGAGATTGAATGAGCCGCTGACGCTGGAGGTTGCGAAACGCTGGGCTAGCGGTTTGAAGCGTATCAAGGACGGGACTTTAAAAGCGGATTCACTGGCGCAGGCAGTCGCGATAGATGAGAATGTCGTGAAGAATGTGACGCAGGGACAGTTCATCGGCATGTTGCCCAGTGGCAATCGAGTGAAGGTGCTTCCGTCTTTTTCAAAACTGACACGGGGCGAGGCGCTTGTGATGATGTGGGAGGCGTTGAAGGAATAGAGAGCATGGGGATTTATAGAGCAACAAGTCATCAGGCAGCGATCGGTTCGCTCACTCCTCACCCCAGCCCTCTCCTCATTGAGAGGAGAGGGAGAAGAATGCGCGCGCCAGGTTTTTTAATGGGCTTGGTGTTTCAAAGAGCGCCATCGATTGCGCGAAAGTTCGTCCTGTTGATTTTACTTATGACCATGGGCTTAGGCAGTTCTTCACTCCATGCAGAGGGAACGAATGACGTGCTGTCTTGGAACAAATTGCCGAACCTGCCGGACAAGGAAGGTTTCGCCTCGATGTTTGCTGGGGTGCATAACGGAGCGTTGATCGTGGCGGGTGGGGCGAATTTTCCGGGCAAGCGGCCGTGGGAGGGTGGGACGAAGATTTGGTATGACACGGTGTTTGCGTTGGAGAAACCGGATGGGGAATGGAAGACGATCGGGAAGTTGCCGAGGCCGCTCGGCTATGGTGTCAGCATCACGACGGAGGAGGGGATCATCTGCATCGGGGGAAGTGATGCGGGCGGACATCATGCGGAGGTCTTTCGGTTGGAGTATGTGAATGGGTCGCTGAAGACGACAACGTTGCCGCCTTTGCCAAAGCCGTGTGCGAACACGTCGGGGGCGTTGCTCAAGAACACGGTCTATGTGGCAGGCGGTATTGAGACGCCGACGGCGACGCAGGCGTTGAATACGTTATGGGCACTGGACCTGACGAAGATTGATACGGGGTGGAAAGAGTTGGAGCCGATGCCGGTGGGCCGGATGCTGGCGACGGCAGGTGTGCAGGAGGGCTCGTTCTTTGTTTTCAGCGGAGCAGGATTGAAGGCGGATGCGGAGGGGAAACCGGCTCGGGAATGGTTGCGCGATGCATATCGCTATACGCCGGGGAAGGGGTGGAAGCGGATCGCGGATTTGCCGCGAGTATCAGTGGCAGCGCCTTCACCGGCACCGGCCTTGGGGCAATCGCATCTGCTCGTGATGGGCGGCGATGATGGGGCGCAGGTGAGTGTCGCGCCGACGGAGCACAAAGGATTTCCGCGAGACATTCTCGCGTATCACACGGTGACGGATACATGGACGACGCGCGGTGAGGTGCCGTTCTCGAAGGTCACGGTGCCGGTGGTGGAGTGGGAGGGGAAGTTCATCGTGATCAGTGGGGAGAAGCAGCCGGGCATACGCTCGCCGGAGGTGTGGAGTGGCGAAGTGGTGCGGAAGAAGAAGTCGTTTAGCTGGCTGAACTATGTGACGCTGGGGTTATACCCGATCATCATGCTGGTGGTGAGCTGGAGCGTGGGGCGGAAGAAAACGAGTGATGAGTTTTTTCGTGGCGGGCAAAAGATTCCGTGGTGGGCGGTGGGGTTGAGTATCTATGCCACGATGTTGAGCAGCCTGACATTCATGGCGATCCCGGCGAAGGCTTATACGACGGACTGGACGTTCTTCCTCGCGAACATGGCGGTGCCGCTCCTTGCGCCATTGGTTATCGCGATTTATCTGCCGTTCTTTCGTAAGCTGAACATTACGTCGGCGTATGAATATCTGGAGAAGCGTTTCAATCTGGCGGCGCGGTGGTTCGGGAGTGCGTCGTTCATTGTGATGCAGTTGGGGCGGACGGCGATCGTGCTGTATCTTCCGGCGCTGGCGCTTTCTACGGTGAGCAGTTTCGACATGCGGACGTGCATCCTCATCATGGGTATCATCTGCATCTTGATGACGTTTGAGGGCGGGCTCGAATCCGTGGTGTGGACGGATGTGGTGCAGACGGTGATCTTGCTTTTGGGCGCGCTGGTGACGCTGGTGGTGGCGTGCATGCACATTCCGGGTGGGGCGGCGAAGATTTGGGAAGTGGCGACGACGGATGATAAACTTTTTGGGCCACTTCAATGGACGACGGATCTGACGATCGGCACGGCGTGGGTGATTCTCATCGGTAACTTGTTCTCGAATCTGATTCCTTACACAGCCACGCAGGATGTAGTGCAGCGGTATGTGTCCACGAAGGATGAGAAGCAGGCGGCGCGGTCCATCTGGACGAATGCGCTGATGGTGGTGCCTTCCACGGCGTTGTTCTTCGCAGTGGGCACGGCGTTGTATGCGTTTTATCGGTTGAACCCGGACCGGCTTGATCCGGCGCTAAAGAATGATGCGATTTTCCCGTTGTTTATCGTGAGCGAGTTGCCGGCGGGCTTGGGTGGATTGGTGGTGGCAGGTATCTTTGCGGCGGCGCAACCGACGAGCAGCTTGAACAGCATCGCGACGGCGTGGGTGACAGATTTTCAGGCGCGGTTGAATCCTGATATGAACGATGCATCGCGGTTGAAGGTGGCGAAGTGGGTGACGGTGTTATCGGGCATAGCGGGGACGGCGATCGCACTGTTGATGACGCGGTATGAGATCGCGTCGCTGTGGGATGCGTTTTTGGGAATGCTGGGATTGACGGGTGGGGCGTTGGCGGGATTGTTTGCGTTGGGGATTTTCACGACGCGGGCGCATGGGGTGGGGGCGATGATCGGAGCGATCTCCAGTGTGGTGGTGCTATATTATGTGCAGCGGCATACGGCACTGCATTTCTTCACGTATGGAGCGATCGGAATTTTGACGAGTTTTTGTGTGGGATGGCTGGCAAGTGTGGTGATTCCGGCGGAGAGGAAACCGCTGGAGGGATTGACTAGGAAGACTGCGGGATAGGAAACATCGCGAATGGGAAATGACGAATGACCAAGCCCTAATGACGAAGGAATGAGCAATGTCTAATGGGGTATGAGCGTGGTGTTACGACGATGATTTTAGAAAGAAATGATTATGAAGTTTGAGAGATTGCGTGGGTTGGTGGCGGCGCCTTTTACGCCGTTCAATGAAGATGGGTCGTTGCACTTGGAATTGATTCCGCAGTATGCGGCGCATCTGGCGGAGAATGGCGTGAGTGGTGCGTTCGTATGTGGGACGACGGGTGAGGGGCCATCGCTGAGTGTGGCGGAGCGGAAGGACGTAGCGGAGCAGTGGGTGAAGTCTGCACCGTCATCGGTGAAGGTGATCGTGCATACGGGGCATAACAGCCTGACGGATTCGTGCGAACTGGCACGGCATGCGCAGGAGATCGGGGCGGCGGCGACTTCGCTGACGTCACCGAGTTTTTTCAAGCCGGGCAATATCAAGGATCTGGTGGATACGTGTGCGATGACGGCGGCGGCTGCGCCGGATCTGCCTTTTTATTATTATCATATCCCGGTGATGACGGGGGTGAGTTTGCCGGTGCCGGAATTCTTGCGCGCGGCGAAGGATGTGATCCCGAATCTGGCGGGCATCAAGTTCACGCACGAGAGCCTGATGGATTATGCGAATGCGGTGCGGGTGGAGAATGGGCGTTTCGATGTGTTGTTTGGTCGTGATGAGATGTTGCTGGGCAGTCTGGTGGTGGGCGCGAAGGGGGCGGTGGGGAGCACGTACAATTACATCGCGCCGATATTCAATCGGTTGTTGGAGGCGTATCGAAAAGGTGACTTGGTGGCGGCGGAAGCGGAGCAGGCGAAGGCGAATGAGGTGATCGGGGTGATGATCAAGCACGGCGGGTTGCCAGCGGGGAAGGCGATCATGAAGTTGCTGGGGCTGGATTGCGGGCCGGTGAGGCTGCCGTTGCGGTCGCTGACGGCGGTGCAGGAGAAGGCGCTGGCGGAGGATTTGGAGAAGGTGGGGTTCAATAAATGACGAATGACCAAGCTCGAATGACGAAGGAATGAGCAATGACCGAATGTTTTTTTAACCACAGATTAAACACGGATCACACGGATGGGGATATTGTTGTATGTGATGGGGATTGAAGGGATACTACTGATGACGTAGTTGCAGGTTTGAATCTTCAAATCCACGACTTATGCCGACGGACATAATCTTTGAGATCAAAGTGATGTTTTTTGCGGTGTTCGTGTTTATGTTTTCCGCCCTCTATTACGCGGTGCCAAAGATGTATGAGGAGGCGGTGAAACCGGGGAATGAGTTTTTGAAGAGGATGTGGCAGGTGAAGGGAGAGGAAGAAACCTGGGTAAGAAAAAGGAGGAGGGTTTTGGTGGTTTTTGGCGTTTTCATGCTCGTGATGATCATAACCTTCTAAAATCCGTTGATAGGTAATGGGTAAATTCCGCGTAACGTTTCTGTTTGAAATGGCGTCTTAGTAGGGGAATCGAAGCGTTGTCCCTAAGTTATGAATAAGACGGGCATTTTGCTGGGGTCGGTGGTGGTGAATGTGGCGTTGGGCGCGGTGGTGCTCATGCGTCCATCTGAGCCTGTGCCTGCGCCGGTGAAAGAGGTGCCGCAGCCCAAGCAGATCATCCGCACGAAGACGGAGACGGTGTTCGTGCCGGGGGAGACGGAGGTGGTGACGCAGTGGGCTAAGCTGGATTGGCGGGTGATCGAGTCGGAGGATTACGTCAAATATATCGCGAATCTGCGCGCGGCGGGGTGTCCAGAAGAGACGATACGGGATCTGATCATCGCGGATGTGAACAAACTTTACGCGGCGAAGTGGAAGATGCTGCATCCGGTGGAGCAGCAGTGGAAGTATTGGGAGGCGGAGAGCAAGCGGGACAAGAAGGATGAGCGGAAATCTGAGGAGCGCCGTGAGCTGGAGAAGGAGCGGGATGAGCTGATCAGGTCGCTGCTGGATGTGAATCCCAGGTCCGAGATGGCGAAGTATTCGTGGGATCAGGAACGCATCGGAAGAGATGAGAAGCTGGCGTTTTTGAGCGAAGAAAAACATGCGCAGGTGAAGGGGCTGGATGAGAAGTATCGCGATGAGGTGCGCAAGGTGATGGAGGAGGGGAAGGCGGCGAATCTGAGCAAGGAGGAGTTGAGCCAGAAGGTGGCGGCCTTGCGCAAGCAGCACGAGACGGAATTGGCTGGCGTCCTAAACGGAAGCGAGTTGTTGGAGTATGAACTGCGGACGTCTGGTCTGGCGAACAAGATGCGGAACGATCTGGCGTGGTTTGAGCCGAATGAGCAGGAGTTCCGTGCGTTATATCAAAAGCTCAAAGCGGCTGAGGCGCAGGCTTCTGCGAATGGGCAGAAGCTTTCGCTGGAGAAGGATTTGGCGCAGTTGGGTGACATGAAAGGTGTGCTGTCACCAGAACGTTTGGCGGATTTTCAGCAGATACAGGATCCAGCGTATCGGGATGCATTGAAGCTGGCGGAGCGGTTTGAGCTGAATCCGGAGGCGACGAAACTGGTGGCGCAGATCAGTCAGGCGTCTGAGGCGGAGATATTGAAAGCGATGGCGAATCCGAATCTGTCCGCAGAAGAAAAGCAGGCGCTGACGCGGGCGATCAAGGATGAGAAGAAGAAGGCGTTGAGCGAGGCGATGGGGAAGAGAGTGAAGAGGAAGTAAGGGGAAACATCGAACGTCCAACTTCCAACGTCGAACATCGAGAGAAGAGGATTTAGCCACTGATTGAACACGGATCACACGGATGGGGGAGAGGGTTTCAAGTGTGCAATGTGAAATTTTCAAGGGAGAGCAGTTAGCGCCGACTGACGTCGGCGGCTACGGATAGGAAACAAAATACCCGCTGGGCTTGCGCGCCAGCGGGTGAAATGTGAACCGAGACGCCGCTTGGAAGCGGTGGTCTGTGAATCAAAAGAAGTCAGTTATTCCTTCTTCTTCTTTTCTTCGCCTTTGCCTTTTTCGCCTTCTTTTCCGCCCTTACCGCCGCCGGGACCACGGCCGATGCCAGCTTTCTGCATCTTCTCGCGGTCTTCCGGGCTGATCTTGGCGCGTTCTTCCTGATCGATACGACCGTCTTTGTTGGCGTCGTATTTCTCATTCATCTGCTTCATGAGAGCTTTCTGTTCTTCCGTCAGGGGCGGACGCTCCTTCTTCTTTTCTTCTTGAGCTTGGGCGGAGGTGAAGGAACCGACGAGCACGAGGGCCAGTGCGGTAGTGATGATATGCTTCATAGCTATACTTTCATTTGAATCACCGGCCATGCAACCATGCCGACGAGCGGCTGGTGTTGTTGTCAGAGGGCCGTTGCTTCATAGAGTTAAACGTCTGAAAGGGGAAAAAGTTCTCTTAAAAGTGAAATAATGAAAATCGGAGGGGGACATTCGCAACTTGCTGATGGGCATGGTTTTAGCTTGATCAATGTTTGGTGAGATTGGGTTGGGCAGACGACTTTTAATATTCGGCCTGCTTGTAATGTGTTTGAAATCAATAAGTTAGACAAATGAAGAGTTCATCGCCTGAGGTCAGGATTACTGTCCCGCCTACTCAAAATGCGATTCATCTGCTGCGCACGGCGCAGCAGCATCATGTGAGCTTGAGCGCGATGGCGGATCAGAAGGCGAATATCATGATCGGTGTCTCGGCTTTGATCTTTTCGATGCTGCTGGGCTACACGCAGAAGGAGGGGTTGACGTTGCCGGTGCTGATCTTGTTTGTGTCCACCTTTGCGGCGGCGATCACGTCCATCATGGCGGTGATGCCGGCAGTGAAGACGACGGACAGAGTGCAGTCGGGTGTGAATCCGCTTTTCTTTGGATCGTTCAGTGAGAAGTCGCCCGAGGAGTATTGCGCGGAGATGGAGAAGATTTTGAAGAGTGATGATTCCATCTACACAGCGATGGCGATGGACATGTATTACTTGGGCGGGGTGTTGTATCGGAAGAAGTACAAATATCTCGCGTATAGTTACCGGATATTTTTAGTGGGGTTGGTGCTGGCGTTTGTGACGGGGTTGTTCACGCATTGGGAATAGGCCGGTTGCACCGGCGGGCCAATATTGGGGAAAGGCGTTAATGTATTTGAAAACGCTGGGCTCGCTCACTCCTCACCCCGGCCCTCTCCTCGTTGAGAGGAGAGGGAGAACATTTGGGTGCCTCAATGATTCCGTAACATTGATCACTTCGCTGCAGTGGGGCGGCGGTAGATTTTGTGGATGGCGGCTTGGTCGGTGCATTTGATGAGGACTTCGTCGATGCATACGTGAGGGGGGCGGCTGGCGCACCAGACGAGGGTTTCGGCGATGTCTTCGGCGACCAATGGTTCGGTGCCTTCGTAAACTTTCTTGGCTTTTGCGGTGTCGCCGCTGAAGCGGACGAGGGCGAATTCGGTTTCGGCGATGCCGGGATCGATGCTGCCCACGCGGATGCCGGTGCCGTTGAGTTCGAGTCGCAAGGAGCGGGTGATGGAGAGCTCGGCAGCCTTGGCGCCACAGTAAGCTGAGCCGCCTTCATAGGCGACGCGTCCAGCGATGGAACCGATGTTCAGAATGTAAGCGCCGTTGTGATGCGGCATAAGAGGAAGCACGGCGCGAGTCATGCGGAGGAGGCCGAGGACGTTGGCTTCCATCATAAATTCCCAATCGGCGTCTTTACCATCGGCGACGGTGTCGGCGCCTTTTGCACCACCGGCGTTGTTGATGAGGATGTCGATGTGTGGTGTGTGCGTCTTGGCCCACGCGATGAAGGTGTTCACGCTTTCGGTGCTGATGACATCAAGGGAATGGACGAGGGCATTGGGTGCGCCAGCTTTGCGGCATTCGGCGGCGACTTCTTCCAGGCGATCTAAACGGCGGGCACCGAGGATGACGTTGCTGCCTTCAGCGGCGAAGGCGCGGGCGGTGGCGGCACCGAAGCCGCTGGAGGCACCGGTGATGATGACCCATTTGTAGGTGAGGCGTGACATGGGGGAAGGGTAGAGGAATTTGGACAGGATTTACAAGATGGACAGGATCGAGGAATAATGTGTGATGCGTGGTTGGAAGGAGTTTCAAGTTTTCAGTGTTCAGTTTTCAGTCGGAAAAGTTTGAGCCTCGTTCCTCGGCTGAGGAGAGGCGGACGGGTGATTCCGCAAGCGGCACAGCCCTGCCACGCTAGCGAGTCCAGCTACTGGAGCAGCTTGAGATCTACACCGGCGGTTTTCAGGGCTTTGAAAAAGTTAGTGCCGGGACCCATGTAATACTTTCTCTGGTAAACGTATTCTACGTTGGATGGATCATGTCCGTGCAGGATTTCCAAGCGGAGTGAATCCTGATTGGCCAAAGTAACGGTCATCCGGCCAGTCGGTGCGCATTTGTGCATGCCAACTTCCTGAGCGGGGCCCAAGGCTGCAAGGATGACTTCGCAAAGTTTTGGGTCTTGGATGGAGAAATTCGTCTGGTGCCGTGAGAATGTCTGGAGGGAGATGACGACTGGCGCGCTGGTGGGGAAGCTGGGGGAAGGACCGATAATTTCGCGTGCCTGATGTTCCACACGTTTCTCACAGCCAAAGAGCAAGGTGCAGAGCAAGAGGGTGGCGATGAAAACAAGCCTTGGTTGATTGGGGGACACGCTCATTTGACAGGAGTATTGTTCAATCAGGTTGAAGGAGACAAGTCTCGGACGGCGGATTAGCTTCTGATTGCGGTAATTCGCTCAAGAGAAATGGTTTTTTGTGGTCAGCTTTTCCAGTGGAGGCAAAAAATAGCCATTAATTAGACTGAAATATCGAGGTATAGACGATGGCATGGGGGGTGCTAATTCCGGCGGGGGAGCGAAATGTTCCACCATATGTTGTATATGAAAACGTCCTACTCTGTTTTGCCGGGCGTTCTACTGATAAGCCTGAACATCGGATGCAGCAGTGAGCCGGAGGCTGCAACCGAACTGACACCTCCTCCGGTTCCTGTAAGTCTCGAAGTGGCCGTGGAAGCGTTGGTGAAACCGTCTTCCAACTCTGCGGCAACCATCACACCACCGGAGTTTTCTGGTGATACCTCCAATGCTGCTTCAGCAGCAAACACACGTATGGGCGGCCAAGAATTTGGCATCGCTCCCATCACGAATGAGAAGGGTGAGGTGGACCTCAATGCGCTGACGTCCGCACTGCAATCGTACGTGGCGGACCGCATGGTGCCGGCCAACAGCATCAAGGATCTCAAGGTGCTGGTGGATGAGAAGTTTCTGGCGAGCCTGCCATCCCCGCCGCCCGGGATGAAGTATGTGTGGGATAGCCGGCTGCAGGTCACGTTGGCGGCGAATTAATAAACGGAGGAATGCTTATGAAAATTTTCACTGGAATGAGTAAAGCAAGAACAGGAAGGGGAGATTGGACAAGCGGTGGCACCTGTCCCACTGCCATCACGGCGTTCACGTTGATCGAGCTGCTGGTGGTGATCACGATCATCGCGATTCTGGCGGGGATGCTTTTACCAGCACTTGCGAAGGCGAAGATGAAGGCGAACTCGACGAAGTGTTTGAACAATCTCAAGCAAATCGGCGTGGGCGAGGCGATGTATGTGAGTGATAACAAGGAGAAGATCACGTACGCAGCCATGCGCGGTTTGAACACGGGCGGTGAATTCACATTCGATGATCTGATCAGCGATTATGTGGGCGGTGCGCTCACGGATGCTGAGAAGATCGCGAACCAGACTCCGGCCAGGAATGTCGTGCGGGCATTTCGTTGTCCGGCAGACAAGGCGCCGCTGGCCTCATGGGTGACGAGCGGGACGCGGCGCACGTATGCGATGTCAGGTCATAACATGAGCACGACGGGGAAGGGGATGCATAACAACTGGCGCGTATCGCCGGTGGATAAAACGGGGTTGGGCCTTTACTGGGGACATAACAGTGCGGGGCCGGTGTCATCGACGTTCAACACGACGGATACGATTCCGCCGCGTAAGCAGGCCTTTGTGCTGACGGGGCATGTGATGGCACCGACGGAGACGTTTCTGGCGACGGAACGGATCAACATTGGAAACATCGCGGGGCATTACAGCTACCCGAAAATAGACAATGCGACGCAGCATCATGAGATCGGCACAACGAATAACGTGCGCGATTTCAGCTACAATGACATCGGCACGTATACATATAACGATCCGAAGTCGCATCACGGTGGGAGCTACAATTACGTGTTCGTGGACGGGCATGTGGAGCAGCTCGATCCGGCGATGACGCTCGGTGCGACGAACGCGGATTTCTCGCTGCAGACGGGGATGTGGACGTTATTCACGAAGGATTGAGACATTTTTGTCAGTGATAGAGATAGGTAGATAGGTTGGTTCGTTGTTGTTTGTTTGGTTCAGAGAACGCCCGGTCTGTTTAGGCCGGGCGTTCTTTTTTTTGGGGGGTAAACCACAGAATACGTGGAATACTCGGAAAGGGGAGAAGACACGGATTTCACGGATTGGCACGAATTGGGGAATGGATACGTGTCTCTGGTCTAAGGTCTCACGTTTCAGGTCGGGGAAGGTGGACGCGAATTTCGCTAATTGTCGCGAATTCGTGGAGGGGGAATTCAGATTTCGGAGGGGTTTTGGGTTTAAAGCATTCATTTTCAATTGGTTAGGAGGGTTTGAAATATTTTTAGAAAAGGGGAGGCATGGACAGCCAATGTCCTACCCCTCTCTGCATACTGATCGCAGAAAAGTAAAAGAAAGGTTCAGTATGAAGCTGACGGAACAGAGCGAGTTGAAGTTGGAAACGTGGTGCAGGCCGGTGAGTCGCCGGTATCGGAAGATCAGCCAGGCCAGTTGGTGGTTTGGGCAGATGCGGAGGGCCGTCGAGCAATCTTGTCCCGCGGGAATGAAGAATGAGGAGGGGAAACATCGAACACCGGTTGCACCGGTTGGCCTATGCATCGAACTTTGAACATCGAGAGGGGGGCCGGTTGCACCGGCGGGCCTATAAGGGAAAAGGGGAACATCGAATATATAGAGTGGGGACAAGGGGGAGGTTAGTGGCGGAGGGGGCCGCCAAGATGGGACTGCCGGCTGGAATCCGGCAGCACGTTGGGCGAGGACGACGACGAGAAGGAGGACGATTACGAATACAGGAGGGACAAAATATATGGGATTCTTGGGAGAGGGGTTTCCTTGCGGGCGGGAGGGGGGATGGATTAAGGTGCGGGGTATGACCATGTTTCGTCGCACTTGCAGTCTGATGCTCGCCGCTATGACGACCGCGTTTGTCTTTTCTTCGGAGGAGGCTGAGGCGCAGCCCGCCGGTTTCAATTATGATGAGGCCAAGGTGGGTAACTACACTTTGCCTGACCCGTTGGTGAAAGACGATGGCACGGTGATCACGAAGCGGAAGGAGTGGGAGCAGGAGCGGCGGCTGGAGATTTTGCGGATATTCGAGGAGCAAGTGTATGGTCGCATGCCCGCCGCGCCGAAGTTCTTCCGCTATGAGTTTCGCGGGGTGGACAAGGCGGCGTTCAGCGGATTAGCGACGCGGAAGGAAGTGACGATTCATCTGACGGACAAGAAGAACGGGCCGACGATTGATCTGCTCTTGTATGTGCCGAACCAGCGTCGTGCGAGTGGTGCGCCGGTGTTTGTGGAGTTGAGCTTTTACGGGAATCATTCAATCACGGCTGACCCAGGGGTCGCGATCTCGACGAAATGGATGCGAGACAACAAGGAGTTCGGCATCGTGAAGAATCACGCGACGGAAGCATCGCGCGGCAAGCAGGCGAGCCGCTGGCCGTTGGAAGCGATCTTGGAACGCGGGTATGCGGTGGCGACGGCTTATTACGGTGACTTGGAACCAGATCATCCAGAAGGCTGGAAGGATGGCATCCGTGGGGCACTGCATCCGCAGGGGAAAGATTTCAAGCCAGATGATTGGGGTGCGATCGGTGCGTGGGCGTGGGGTCT contains these protein-coding regions:
- a CDS encoding acetylxylan esterase — encoded protein: MFRRTCSLMLAAMTTAFVFSSEEAEAQPAGFNYDEAKVGNYTLPDPLVKDDGTVITKRKEWEQERRLEILRIFEEQVYGRMPAAPKFFRYEFRGVDKAAFSGLATRKEVTIHLTDKKNGPTIDLLLYVPNQRRASGAPVFVELSFYGNHSITADPGVAISTKWMRDNKEFGIVKNHATEASRGKQASRWPLEAILERGYAVATAYYGDLEPDHPEGWKDGIRGALHPQGKDFKPDDWGAIGAWAWGLSRMADYLEKDADINAKEMIVKGHSRLGKAALWAGATDERFAITISNNSGCGGAALSRRNFGETVARINKSFPHWFCDNYEKYNDKEGECPVDQHELIALMAPRPVYIASAVEDTWADPKGEFLAGVHAEPVYKLFKKTGLGVTEMPEVNQPVGDFIGYHIRTGKHDVLEYDWEQYMNFADRHFGRKMKTKQE